One segment of Labrus mixtus chromosome 10, fLabMix1.1, whole genome shotgun sequence DNA contains the following:
- the dpf2l gene encoding D4, zinc and double PHD fingers family 2, like isoform X1, whose translation MAAAVDSVVKVLGEQYYRDAMEQCHSYNARLCAERSILMPFLDSQTGVAQSNCYIWMEKRHRSAGVAPGQLYTYPARRWRKKRRSHPPEDPRLAFPPLKAADLELGLKRDALGPVDGSSLEALLKGEPHDRRNAMSDIRGSEDDAAAVEPPATSTTTHTSSGRIRKRVLDHDDYLDDLDDEDFEDETPKRRGKSKSKGRSDKNGKKKQEAAAAAMEERDKPYACDICGKRYKNRPGLSYHYTHSHLAEEEGEDREEIEAPPTPRQPEEQKTTKKGPNGLALPNDYCDFCLGDSTLNQKTGQSEELVSCSDCGRSGHPTCLQFTPVMMAAVKTYRWQCIECKCCNVCGTSENDDQLLFCDDCDRGYHMYCLSPPMTEPPEGSWSCHLCLALLKDKASIYQQNQNSAPE comes from the exons ATGGCGGCGGCCGTCGACAGTGTTGTGAAAGT GCTGGGAGAGCAGTATTACAGAGATGCCATGGAGCAGTGTCACAGTTACAATGCTCGTTTGTGTGCCGAGCGCAGCATCCTTATGCCTTTTCTGGACTCTCAGACCGGTGTAGCTCAGTCCAACTGTTACATCTGGATGGAGAAGAGACATCGAAGTGCAG GTGTAGCTCCAGGACAGCTGTACACCTACCCTGCTCGTCGCTGGAGGAAGAAACGGCGTTCTCATCCCCCTGAGGACCCCCGCTTGGCTTTCCCACCTCTCAAAGCAG CAGATTTGGAGTTAGGGTTGAAGCGGGATGCATTGGGGCCAGTGGATGGCAGCAGTCTGGAGGCACTACTCAAGGGTGAGCCCCACGACAGGAGGAATGCCATGTCGGATATCCGTGGTTCTGAGGATGATGCAGCAGCCGTTGAACCTCCGGCCACCTCAACGACCACCCACACTTCCTCTGGCCGTATACGCAAG AGAGTCTTAGACCATGATGACTACTTGGATGACCTGGACGATGAAGACTTTGAAGACGAGACCCCAAAGAGACGGGGCAAGAGCAAATCCAAG GGTCGCAGCGACAAGAATGGCAAGAAAAAGCaggaggctgcagctgctgcgatggaggagagagacaaacCATACGCCTGCGACA tctgtgggaAGCGCTACAAGAATCGTCCTGGCCTGAGCTACCACTATACACACTCTCACCTGGCCGAGGAGGAGGGCGAGGACCGCGAGGAGATCGAGGCACCACCCACTCCTCGCCAGCCTGAGGAGCAGAAGA CAACAAAGAAGGGTCCCAATGGGCTGGCACTGCCCAACGATTACTGTGACTTCTGTCTGGGAGACTCCACCTTAAACCAGAAGACGGGCCAGTCAGAAGAGCTGGTGTCCTGCTCAGACTGTGGTCGCTCAG GCCACCCGACATGCCTGCAGTTCACCCCAGTCATGATGGCTGCAGTGAAGACGTACCGCTGGCAGTGCATTGAGTGCAAATGCTGCAATGTTTGTGGCACCTCAGAGAATGAC gACCAGCTGCTCTTCTGTGATGACTGTGACCGAGGCTACCACATGTACTGTCTGAGTCCCCCTATGACTGAACCACCAGAGG GGAGCTGGAGCTGCCACCTGTGCCTGGCCCTGCTGAAGGATAAAGCTTCCATATACCAGCAGAACCAGAACTCTGccccagagtga
- the dpf2l gene encoding D4, zinc and double PHD fingers family 2, like isoform X4 yields the protein MAAAVDSVVKVLGEQYYRDAMEQCHSYNARLCAERSILMPFLDSQTGVAQSNCYIWMEKRHRSAGVAPGQLYTYPARRWRKKRRSHPPEDPRLAFPPLKAADLELGLKRDALGPVDGSSLEALLKGEPHDRRNAMSDIRGSEDDAAAVEPPATSTTTHTSSGRIRKRVLDHDDYLDDLDDEDFEDETPKRRGKSKSKGRSDKNGKKKQEAAAAAMEERDKPYACDTTKKGPNGLALPNDYCDFCLGDSTLNQKTGQSEELVSCSDCGRSGHPTCLQFTPVMMAAVKTYRWQCIECKCCNVCGTSENDDQLLFCDDCDRGYHMYCLSPPMTEPPEGSWSCHLCLALLKDKASIYQQNQNSAPE from the exons ATGGCGGCGGCCGTCGACAGTGTTGTGAAAGT GCTGGGAGAGCAGTATTACAGAGATGCCATGGAGCAGTGTCACAGTTACAATGCTCGTTTGTGTGCCGAGCGCAGCATCCTTATGCCTTTTCTGGACTCTCAGACCGGTGTAGCTCAGTCCAACTGTTACATCTGGATGGAGAAGAGACATCGAAGTGCAG GTGTAGCTCCAGGACAGCTGTACACCTACCCTGCTCGTCGCTGGAGGAAGAAACGGCGTTCTCATCCCCCTGAGGACCCCCGCTTGGCTTTCCCACCTCTCAAAGCAG CAGATTTGGAGTTAGGGTTGAAGCGGGATGCATTGGGGCCAGTGGATGGCAGCAGTCTGGAGGCACTACTCAAGGGTGAGCCCCACGACAGGAGGAATGCCATGTCGGATATCCGTGGTTCTGAGGATGATGCAGCAGCCGTTGAACCTCCGGCCACCTCAACGACCACCCACACTTCCTCTGGCCGTATACGCAAG AGAGTCTTAGACCATGATGACTACTTGGATGACCTGGACGATGAAGACTTTGAAGACGAGACCCCAAAGAGACGGGGCAAGAGCAAATCCAAG GGTCGCAGCGACAAGAATGGCAAGAAAAAGCaggaggctgcagctgctgcgatggaggagagagacaaacCATACGCCTGCGACA CAACAAAGAAGGGTCCCAATGGGCTGGCACTGCCCAACGATTACTGTGACTTCTGTCTGGGAGACTCCACCTTAAACCAGAAGACGGGCCAGTCAGAAGAGCTGGTGTCCTGCTCAGACTGTGGTCGCTCAG GCCACCCGACATGCCTGCAGTTCACCCCAGTCATGATGGCTGCAGTGAAGACGTACCGCTGGCAGTGCATTGAGTGCAAATGCTGCAATGTTTGTGGCACCTCAGAGAATGAC gACCAGCTGCTCTTCTGTGATGACTGTGACCGAGGCTACCACATGTACTGTCTGAGTCCCCCTATGACTGAACCACCAGAGG GGAGCTGGAGCTGCCACCTGTGCCTGGCCCTGCTGAAGGATAAAGCTTCCATATACCAGCAGAACCAGAACTCTGccccagagtga
- the dpf2l gene encoding D4, zinc and double PHD fingers family 2, like isoform X2, with product MAAAVDSVVKVLGEQYYRDAMEQCHSYNARLCAERSILMPFLDSQTGVAQSNCYIWMEKRHRSAGVAPGQLYTYPARRWRKKRRSHPPEDPRLAFPPLKADLELGLKRDALGPVDGSSLEALLKGEPHDRRNAMSDIRGSEDDAAAVEPPATSTTTHTSSGRIRKRVLDHDDYLDDLDDEDFEDETPKRRGKSKSKGRSDKNGKKKQEAAAAAMEERDKPYACDICGKRYKNRPGLSYHYTHSHLAEEEGEDREEIEAPPTPRQPEEQKTTKKGPNGLALPNDYCDFCLGDSTLNQKTGQSEELVSCSDCGRSGHPTCLQFTPVMMAAVKTYRWQCIECKCCNVCGTSENDDQLLFCDDCDRGYHMYCLSPPMTEPPEGSWSCHLCLALLKDKASIYQQNQNSAPE from the exons ATGGCGGCGGCCGTCGACAGTGTTGTGAAAGT GCTGGGAGAGCAGTATTACAGAGATGCCATGGAGCAGTGTCACAGTTACAATGCTCGTTTGTGTGCCGAGCGCAGCATCCTTATGCCTTTTCTGGACTCTCAGACCGGTGTAGCTCAGTCCAACTGTTACATCTGGATGGAGAAGAGACATCGAAGTGCAG GTGTAGCTCCAGGACAGCTGTACACCTACCCTGCTCGTCGCTGGAGGAAGAAACGGCGTTCTCATCCCCCTGAGGACCCCCGCTTGGCTTTCCCACCTCTCAAAGCAG ATTTGGAGTTAGGGTTGAAGCGGGATGCATTGGGGCCAGTGGATGGCAGCAGTCTGGAGGCACTACTCAAGGGTGAGCCCCACGACAGGAGGAATGCCATGTCGGATATCCGTGGTTCTGAGGATGATGCAGCAGCCGTTGAACCTCCGGCCACCTCAACGACCACCCACACTTCCTCTGGCCGTATACGCAAG AGAGTCTTAGACCATGATGACTACTTGGATGACCTGGACGATGAAGACTTTGAAGACGAGACCCCAAAGAGACGGGGCAAGAGCAAATCCAAG GGTCGCAGCGACAAGAATGGCAAGAAAAAGCaggaggctgcagctgctgcgatggaggagagagacaaacCATACGCCTGCGACA tctgtgggaAGCGCTACAAGAATCGTCCTGGCCTGAGCTACCACTATACACACTCTCACCTGGCCGAGGAGGAGGGCGAGGACCGCGAGGAGATCGAGGCACCACCCACTCCTCGCCAGCCTGAGGAGCAGAAGA CAACAAAGAAGGGTCCCAATGGGCTGGCACTGCCCAACGATTACTGTGACTTCTGTCTGGGAGACTCCACCTTAAACCAGAAGACGGGCCAGTCAGAAGAGCTGGTGTCCTGCTCAGACTGTGGTCGCTCAG GCCACCCGACATGCCTGCAGTTCACCCCAGTCATGATGGCTGCAGTGAAGACGTACCGCTGGCAGTGCATTGAGTGCAAATGCTGCAATGTTTGTGGCACCTCAGAGAATGAC gACCAGCTGCTCTTCTGTGATGACTGTGACCGAGGCTACCACATGTACTGTCTGAGTCCCCCTATGACTGAACCACCAGAGG GGAGCTGGAGCTGCCACCTGTGCCTGGCCCTGCTGAAGGATAAAGCTTCCATATACCAGCAGAACCAGAACTCTGccccagagtga
- the dpf2l gene encoding D4, zinc and double PHD fingers family 2, like isoform X3: MLGEQYYRDAMEQCHSYNARLCAERSILMPFLDSQTGVAQSNCYIWMEKRHRSAGVAPGQLYTYPARRWRKKRRSHPPEDPRLAFPPLKAADLELGLKRDALGPVDGSSLEALLKGEPHDRRNAMSDIRGSEDDAAAVEPPATSTTTHTSSGRIRKRVLDHDDYLDDLDDEDFEDETPKRRGKSKSKGRSDKNGKKKQEAAAAAMEERDKPYACDICGKRYKNRPGLSYHYTHSHLAEEEGEDREEIEAPPTPRQPEEQKTTKKGPNGLALPNDYCDFCLGDSTLNQKTGQSEELVSCSDCGRSGHPTCLQFTPVMMAAVKTYRWQCIECKCCNVCGTSENDDQLLFCDDCDRGYHMYCLSPPMTEPPEGSWSCHLCLALLKDKASIYQQNQNSAPE; the protein is encoded by the exons AT GCTGGGAGAGCAGTATTACAGAGATGCCATGGAGCAGTGTCACAGTTACAATGCTCGTTTGTGTGCCGAGCGCAGCATCCTTATGCCTTTTCTGGACTCTCAGACCGGTGTAGCTCAGTCCAACTGTTACATCTGGATGGAGAAGAGACATCGAAGTGCAG GTGTAGCTCCAGGACAGCTGTACACCTACCCTGCTCGTCGCTGGAGGAAGAAACGGCGTTCTCATCCCCCTGAGGACCCCCGCTTGGCTTTCCCACCTCTCAAAGCAG CAGATTTGGAGTTAGGGTTGAAGCGGGATGCATTGGGGCCAGTGGATGGCAGCAGTCTGGAGGCACTACTCAAGGGTGAGCCCCACGACAGGAGGAATGCCATGTCGGATATCCGTGGTTCTGAGGATGATGCAGCAGCCGTTGAACCTCCGGCCACCTCAACGACCACCCACACTTCCTCTGGCCGTATACGCAAG AGAGTCTTAGACCATGATGACTACTTGGATGACCTGGACGATGAAGACTTTGAAGACGAGACCCCAAAGAGACGGGGCAAGAGCAAATCCAAG GGTCGCAGCGACAAGAATGGCAAGAAAAAGCaggaggctgcagctgctgcgatggaggagagagacaaacCATACGCCTGCGACA tctgtgggaAGCGCTACAAGAATCGTCCTGGCCTGAGCTACCACTATACACACTCTCACCTGGCCGAGGAGGAGGGCGAGGACCGCGAGGAGATCGAGGCACCACCCACTCCTCGCCAGCCTGAGGAGCAGAAGA CAACAAAGAAGGGTCCCAATGGGCTGGCACTGCCCAACGATTACTGTGACTTCTGTCTGGGAGACTCCACCTTAAACCAGAAGACGGGCCAGTCAGAAGAGCTGGTGTCCTGCTCAGACTGTGGTCGCTCAG GCCACCCGACATGCCTGCAGTTCACCCCAGTCATGATGGCTGCAGTGAAGACGTACCGCTGGCAGTGCATTGAGTGCAAATGCTGCAATGTTTGTGGCACCTCAGAGAATGAC gACCAGCTGCTCTTCTGTGATGACTGTGACCGAGGCTACCACATGTACTGTCTGAGTCCCCCTATGACTGAACCACCAGAGG GGAGCTGGAGCTGCCACCTGTGCCTGGCCCTGCTGAAGGATAAAGCTTCCATATACCAGCAGAACCAGAACTCTGccccagagtga